The Zalophus californianus isolate mZalCal1 chromosome X, mZalCal1.pri.v2, whole genome shotgun sequence genome window below encodes:
- the NBDY gene encoding negative regulator of P-body association has translation MGDQPCASGRSTLPPGNTRETRPPKKRCLLAPRWDYPEGTPNGGSNPLPSAPSPASPGLKSHPPPPEK, from the coding sequence ATGGGGGACCAACCTTGTGCCTCCGGGAGATCCACACTCCCACCTGGAAATACCCGGGAAACCAGGCCTCCAAAAAAACGCTGCCTCCTAGCTCCACGGTGGGATTATCCAGAAGGAACCCCCAACGGAGGTAGTAACCCTCTTCCCTCCGCACCTTCTCCTGCATCACCGGGCCTGAAATCGCACCCTCCTCCTCCGGAGAAGTAG